In Erigeron canadensis isolate Cc75 chromosome 6, C_canadensis_v1, whole genome shotgun sequence, the following are encoded in one genomic region:
- the LOC122605547 gene encoding uncharacterized protein LOC122605547 isoform X1, with protein MIIDIRIYSFHICITTVSYTTCTLRVTKLLYVLTCIQLYTSKQYGTCFKRNWYILVSIKVVTWNISKTGQAFSGSGAYPSITRSGAWQSIESHMAADFKVQKDVEDIIDGLRQRKSAFEAELAERNTVINPNKIDRRYLMYLQSKVEWMNLTITNDTRSSHIN; from the exons atgataatTGATATTCGTATTTAttcttttcatatatgtatCACAACCGTCAGCTATACAACTTGTACATTGAGAGTTACGAAATTACTTTACGTTTTAACATGTATCCAACTTTACACATCAAAACAATACGGTACCTGTTTTAAAC GTAACTGGTATATTTTGGTATCAATTAAAGTTGTAACTTGGAATATCAGTAAGACCG GTCAAGCATTTTCTGGTAGTGGTGCATACCCAAGTATCACTAGGAGTGGAGCGTGGCAATCCATTGAGTCTCACATGGCTGCCGATTTCAAGGTTCAAAAGGACGTGGAAGACATAATTGATGGTTTAAGACAAAGAAAATCGGCCTTCGAGGCCGAACTTGCAGAACGTAACACAGTGATCAATCCGAATAAAATAGACAGAAGGTATTTGATGTATCTGCAGTCTAAGGTCGAATGGATGAACCTAACCATTACGAATGATACACGGTCATCCCATATTAACTGA
- the LOC122605547 gene encoding uncharacterized protein LOC122605547 isoform X2: protein MIIDIRIYSFHICITTVSYTTCTLRVTKLLYVLTCIQLYTSKQYGNWYILVSIKVVTWNISKTGQAFSGSGAYPSITRSGAWQSIESHMAADFKVQKDVEDIIDGLRQRKSAFEAELAERNTVINPNKIDRRYLMYLQSKVEWMNLTITNDTRSSHIN, encoded by the exons atgataatTGATATTCGTATTTAttcttttcatatatgtatCACAACCGTCAGCTATACAACTTGTACATTGAGAGTTACGAAATTACTTTACGTTTTAACATGTATCCAACTTTACACATCAAAACAATACG GTAACTGGTATATTTTGGTATCAATTAAAGTTGTAACTTGGAATATCAGTAAGACCG GTCAAGCATTTTCTGGTAGTGGTGCATACCCAAGTATCACTAGGAGTGGAGCGTGGCAATCCATTGAGTCTCACATGGCTGCCGATTTCAAGGTTCAAAAGGACGTGGAAGACATAATTGATGGTTTAAGACAAAGAAAATCGGCCTTCGAGGCCGAACTTGCAGAACGTAACACAGTGATCAATCCGAATAAAATAGACAGAAGGTATTTGATGTATCTGCAGTCTAAGGTCGAATGGATGAACCTAACCATTACGAATGATACACGGTCATCCCATATTAACTGA
- the LOC122602823 gene encoding uncharacterized protein LOC122602823 isoform X1 has protein sequence MRSSPNTTMEPVVVKLKVIEATPDTFKEFGQVVQASPDGEEFGLHDAQLDLSQGTPRFYIMHLQDRALNFSNITHHASVTQCLGSISGCTWYLGVSRPSIVDSNAKDKGGNVVQSRSGHFFVPPAVDSVQVFKITGPKFVKLNRGTWHAGPLFKPGDKMDFYNLELSNTNVVDHTTHDFKKENATVFVIDE, from the exons ATGAGAAGTTCTCCAAATACAA CAATGGAACCGGTGGTGGTGAAACTGAAGGTAATAGAAGCAACACCTGATACTTTCAAAGAGTTCGGACAAGTGGTTCAGGCTTCACCAGACGGCGAAGAATTCGGGCTTCATGATGCTCAACTCGACCTCTCCCAAGGCACTCCTAG GTTTTATATCATGCACCTGCAAGATAGGGCTCTCAACTTTTCCAATATAACACACCATGCAAGTGTGACCCAGTGCCTTGGTTCAATTTCTGGTTGTACTTGGTATCTTGGAGTTTCAAGACCATCCATAGTGGATTCAAATGCAAAAGACAAGGGCGGAAATGTTGTGCAATCACGCAGTGGTCACTTCTTTGTGCCTCCTGCTGTTGACAGTGTTCAAGTCTTTAAAATCACTGGTCCAAAATTTGTGAAGCTCAACCGAGGGACTTGGCATGCTGGACCTTTATTCAAGCCAGGGGACAAAATGGATTTCTACAACCTTGAACTGAGTAATACTAAT GTGGTGGATCATACAACCCATgattttaaaaaggaaaatgcaacGGTGTTTGTTATAGATgagtag
- the LOC122602823 gene encoding uncharacterized protein LOC122602823 isoform X2: MEPVVVKLKVIEATPDTFKEFGQVVQASPDGEEFGLHDAQLDLSQGTPRFYIMHLQDRALNFSNITHHASVTQCLGSISGCTWYLGVSRPSIVDSNAKDKGGNVVQSRSGHFFVPPAVDSVQVFKITGPKFVKLNRGTWHAGPLFKPGDKMDFYNLELSNTNVVDHTTHDFKKENATVFVIDE, encoded by the exons ATGGAACCGGTGGTGGTGAAACTGAAGGTAATAGAAGCAACACCTGATACTTTCAAAGAGTTCGGACAAGTGGTTCAGGCTTCACCAGACGGCGAAGAATTCGGGCTTCATGATGCTCAACTCGACCTCTCCCAAGGCACTCCTAG GTTTTATATCATGCACCTGCAAGATAGGGCTCTCAACTTTTCCAATATAACACACCATGCAAGTGTGACCCAGTGCCTTGGTTCAATTTCTGGTTGTACTTGGTATCTTGGAGTTTCAAGACCATCCATAGTGGATTCAAATGCAAAAGACAAGGGCGGAAATGTTGTGCAATCACGCAGTGGTCACTTCTTTGTGCCTCCTGCTGTTGACAGTGTTCAAGTCTTTAAAATCACTGGTCCAAAATTTGTGAAGCTCAACCGAGGGACTTGGCATGCTGGACCTTTATTCAAGCCAGGGGACAAAATGGATTTCTACAACCTTGAACTGAGTAATACTAAT GTGGTGGATCATACAACCCATgattttaaaaaggaaaatgcaacGGTGTTTGTTATAGATgagtag
- the LOC122604907 gene encoding L-type lectin-domain containing receptor kinase S.4-like produces MPSFKGLAITFIVLSLFTNPTFSISNQISNPTVAGNSLLADAHFAGDQHSVQLNRPNPSSYGIILHNPPFNFTYATSFSSNFTFKIGNGIALVIIPSGFPSNFEKFKSFEVLDVNRIMVVEFRVNVCNISFPGVDNVSKSDNVLKDGVKLTAWISYRAVFRRLDVMVGKFDDDKPVKPLVSYRVNLGKKLNGKEVLFGLVSGNGNNEKASVTNVYSWTSEVEGVPKWMHSIPIIPKEYVKKNKEGCFLSGFVFATGCGALAALVLLFVWSYVADRKKVEGDCEECVRQVEFKYEKIGVVEGKNSGTGMKK; encoded by the coding sequence ATGCCTTCATTTAAAGGTTTGGCCATCACTTTCATTGTCCTATCTCTATTCACAAACCCCACTTTCTCAATCTCAAACCAAATTTCCAATCCCACGGTTGCCGGAAACTCACTCTTAGCTGACGCCCACTTCGCCGGCGATCAACACTCCGTACAACTCAACCGCCCAAACCCATCAAGCTACGGCATCATATTACACAACCCACCTTTCAATTTCACTTATGCGACGTCGTTTTCATCAAATTTCACCTTCAAGATCGGAAATGGCATTGCCCTGGTAATTATCCCATCTGGGTTTCCTTCTAATTTCGAAAAGTTTAAATCTTTTGAGGTTTTAGATGTTAATCGGATAATGGTTGTTGAGTTTCGTGTCAATGTGTGTAATATTTCGTTTCCTGGGGTTGATAATGTTTCAAAGAGTGATAATGTGTTAAAGGATGGAGTAAAGTTAACTGCTTGGATTAGTTACCGTGCGGTCTTTAGACGGTTAGATGTTATGGTAGGTAAGTTTGATGATGATAAGCCTGTTAAGCCCTTGGTTTCGTATCGAGTTAATTTAGGGAAAAAGTTGAATGGGAAAGAGGTTTTGTTTGGTTTGGTGTCGGGTAATGGGAATAATGAGAAGGCTAGTGTGACGAATGTATATTCGTGGACTAGTGAGGTTGAAGGTGTTCCGAAATGGATGCATTCTATACCAATTATACCAAAAGAGTATGTGAAGAAGAATAAGGAGGGTTGTTTTCTTTCGGGGTTTGTGTTTGCGACTGGTTGTGGTGCATTGGCTGCTTTGGTTTTACTCTTTGTGTGGTCATATGTTGCTGATAGGAAGAAAGTTGAAGGGGATTGTGAGGAGTGTGTGCGACAGGTTGAGTTTAAGTATGAAAAGATTGGTGTGGTTGAAGGGAAGAACTCTGGAACTGGTATGAAGAAGTAG
- the LOC122605323 gene encoding proline transporter 3-like, translated as MDIEKEDMVPGGGTSRIYNAEQLVIEIPETAHKISNDSWFQAGFVLTTGINSAYVLGYSGAVMVPLGWVGGVVGLLLATLISLYANALIAKLHEFGGKRHIRYRDLAGFVYGSRSYSLTWVLQYVNLFMINVGYIILAGQALKAIYIIFREDNAMKLPYFIAIAGFTCALFAICIPHLSALRIWLGFSTFFSLVYIVTAIVLSLRDGIKAPPRDYSILGMPTSKTFSIIGASASLVFAFNTGMLPEIQATVRPPVVTNMMKALYFQFSVGVLPLYAIVFIGYWAYGNGASLYLLNSVHGPVWVKTFANISAFFQSVIALHIFASPMYEYLDTKYEIKGSALALKNLSFRIMVRGGYIIMTTFVSAALPFLGDFMSLTGAISTFPLTFILANHMYLVAKKKKLSYLQKSWHWLNVCFFSLMAVAAAIAALRLIAEHSKTYHIFADV; from the exons ATGGATATCGAAAAAGAAGACATGGTTCCGGGTGGTGGTACGTCAAGGATTTACAATGCTGAACAGTTAGTCATTGAAATTCCTGAAACAGCTCATAAGATCAGCAATG ACTCGTGGTTTCAAGCGGGCTTTGTACTTACAACTGGTATCAACAGTGCATACGTGTTGGGATATTCGGGTGCAGTCATGGTTCCTCTCGGCTGGGTAGGTGGTGTGGTAGGTCTACTCTTAGCTACACTCATATCACTATATGCAAATGCCCTTATTGCGAAGCTCCATGAATTTGGTGGGAAGAGACATATCAGATACAGAGACCTTGCAGGCTTTGTGTACG GGTCTAGATCTTATTCTCTTACATGGGTGTTGCAATATGTGAATCTTTTCATGATTAACGTCGGTTATATCATTTTGGCTGGTCAGGCTTTAAAG gctatttatataattttcaggGAGGACAACGCCATGAAGCTCCCATACTTTATCGCAATTGCAGGGTTCACTTGTGCTCTTTTTGCAATTTGTATCCCTCATCTGTCAGCTCTAAGAATTTGGCTGGGATTTTCAACGTTCTTTAGCCTAGTATATATTGTTACAGCAATTGTTTTGTCTCTTCGTGATG GAATTAAGGCTCCACCAAGGGATTATAGCATTCTGGGAATGCCTACAAGCAAGACCTTTTCAATCATTGGTGCCTCTGCAAGTCTCGTGTTTGCTTTCAACACAGGAATGCTCCCAGAGATACAA GCTACAGTCAGACCTCCAGTTGTTACTAACATGATGAAAGCTCTATACTTCCAGTTTTCTGTAGGGGTTTTGCCACTGTATGCCATTGTCTTCATCGGCTACTGGGCTTACGGCAATGGTGCATCTTTGTATCTACTCAACAGTGTTCATGGTCCAGTTTGGGTGAAGACGTTCGCCAACATATCAGCTTTTTTCCAATCTGTTATCGCTCTGCAT ATATTCGCAAGCCCGATGTACGAGTATTTGGACACTAAATACGAAATAAAAGGAAGTGCATTGGCCCTTAAAAACTTGTCTTTCCGAATAATGGTGAGAGGGGGCTACATTATAATGACCACTTTCGTATCAGCTGCGTTGCCATTCCTTGGAGACTTCATGAGCCTAACAGGGGCAATCAGTACTTTCCCACTTACGTTTATTCTTGCGAATCACATGTATCTAGTGGCCAAGAAGAAGAAGCTATCATATTTACAGAAGTCATGGCATTGGCTCAATGTTTGTTTCTTTAGTCTAATGGCTGTTGCAGCAGCCATTGCTGCCTTAAGGCTTATTGCTGAACACTCCAAAACTTATCACATTTTTGCCGATGTgtaa